A part of Flavobacteriaceae bacterium GSB9 genomic DNA contains:
- a CDS encoding GntR family transcriptional regulator, translating into MQIFDFDFNSEIPKYQQLVNAINDALANNTITSGDALPSVNSICKDYSLSRDTVFKAYSILRENGVVESVPNKGYYVAGNTRKVLLVLDTFKAYKEVLYHAFVNNLPKNIIVDIQFHHYKIDNFRTILNNSKGRYYKYVVMNFNHKDVPQVLADFENSDLLLIDWSVHSTTSNNYVFQDFGASFYEALNETLDTFKKYKKLVFVYPTFTNHPTESVTYFKNFCEANTFKYKIITDPEAFKINKGEAYISVSDRILGYFLEQCREMNFEPGLDVGFLSYNETPMKQFIYKGISVVSTNFKEMGLQAAAFVTNNAPLQKYIPTTLTLRESL; encoded by the coding sequence TTGCAAATATTTGACTTCGATTTTAATAGTGAAATACCAAAGTATCAACAGTTAGTTAACGCTATTAATGATGCTTTGGCAAACAATACCATTACCAGCGGCGATGCCCTGCCATCTGTGAATAGTATTTGTAAAGATTACAGTTTGTCCAGAGATACCGTTTTTAAGGCATATTCTATATTAAGAGAAAATGGAGTGGTGGAGTCGGTACCCAACAAAGGGTATTATGTGGCGGGTAACACCCGAAAAGTGCTGTTGGTTTTAGATACTTTTAAGGCTTATAAAGAGGTGCTTTACCATGCTTTTGTAAACAATCTTCCAAAGAACATTATTGTAGATATACAGTTTCATCATTACAAAATCGACAATTTTAGAACCATCTTAAACAACAGTAAAGGACGGTATTATAAATATGTGGTAATGAATTTTAATCACAAAGATGTTCCGCAGGTATTGGCAGATTTTGAGAATTCTGATCTTTTACTGATCGATTGGTCGGTGCATTCCACAACATCAAACAATTATGTGTTTCAAGATTTTGGAGCATCGTTTTATGAAGCCTTAAACGAGACTCTTGATACCTTTAAAAAGTACAAAAAACTAGTGTTTGTTTATCCAACATTTACCAATCACCCAACAGAATCGGTGACCTACTTTAAAAACTTCTGTGAGGCCAATACTTTTAAATATAAAATTATTACAGATCCCGAAGCGTTTAAAATAAACAAAGGTGAAGCTTATATAAGTGTAAGTGATCGTATTTTAGGCTATTTTTTAGAGCAATGTCGAGAAATGAATTTTGAGCCTGGCTTAGACGTTGGTTTTTTGTCATACAACGAAACGCCAATGAAACAATTTATATATAAGGGAATTTCTGTGGTTTCAACCAACTTTAAAGAAATGGGCTTACAAGCGGCTGCATTTGTAACCAATAATGCACCATTACAAAAATATATACCAACAACATTAACTTTAAGAGAATCATTATAA
- a CDS encoding FGGY family carbohydrate kinase yields the protein MYYLGLDIGSSSIKAAIVEVATGKSVGVTQEPEKEMSMDAPKNGWAEQHPDDWWKHACKAIKKLKDKYSIAADQIKGIGISYQMHGLVIVDENGTPLRKSIIWCDSRAVETGNKAFIELGEDKCASKLLNSPANFTASKLKWVKDNEPEIFKKTYKFMLPGDYIAYKFSNTINTTISGLSEGIFWDFENGSVADFLLEHYGIEKYLIPDIVDTFGNQSVVDKKGAAESGIAAGTPIFYRAGDQPNNALSLNVFNPGEVAATGGTSGVVYAITDSLSVKESARVNNFAHVNYTKGEAARIGKLLCINGAGIQYRWLLNNLDVAGYDEMNTLASNIPVGSDGVCLIPFGNGAERMLNNKEIGTRIVNLNLNIHDKGHLCRAALEGIAFSFVYGMEIMRSDGIEPKVMRAGNDNLFRSEIFANTVATLIDQEIEIYNTTGAIGAARASDLHKGDFESFGKNIIDNDYVMTFKPLKDKAPYSEAYRNWKNELEIILNK from the coding sequence ATGTACTATTTAGGATTAGATATAGGAAGCTCGTCAATTAAGGCTGCTATTGTTGAAGTAGCAACAGGCAAAAGCGTGGGCGTTACCCAAGAGCCCGAGAAAGAAATGAGCATGGATGCTCCCAAAAACGGTTGGGCCGAACAACATCCAGACGATTGGTGGAAACACGCCTGTAAGGCCATAAAAAAGCTAAAGGATAAATACAGTATTGCTGCCGATCAAATCAAGGGAATTGGTATTTCGTACCAAATGCATGGTTTGGTAATTGTAGATGAAAATGGAACACCTTTAAGAAAAAGTATTATTTGGTGTGATAGCCGAGCAGTCGAAACAGGTAATAAGGCTTTCATTGAATTAGGAGAAGACAAATGTGCATCAAAGTTGCTTAATTCGCCAGCAAATTTTACGGCTTCAAAATTAAAATGGGTCAAGGATAATGAACCGGAAATTTTCAAGAAAACATATAAGTTTATGTTACCGGGCGATTATATCGCTTATAAATTTTCAAATACAATAAATACAACAATTTCAGGGCTTTCAGAAGGGATATTTTGGGATTTCGAAAACGGTTCTGTTGCCGATTTTCTTTTGGAGCATTATGGTATCGAAAAATATTTGATACCTGACATTGTAGATACCTTCGGGAATCAGTCGGTTGTTGATAAAAAAGGAGCAGCCGAAAGCGGTATAGCCGCCGGAACTCCAATTTTTTATCGAGCAGGAGATCAACCCAATAATGCACTCTCGCTAAACGTGTTCAATCCAGGGGAAGTCGCAGCAACCGGAGGAACATCGGGGGTAGTTTATGCTATTACCGATAGCCTTTCGGTTAAGGAAAGTGCTCGTGTTAATAATTTTGCCCATGTTAACTATACTAAAGGAGAAGCCGCTAGAATAGGTAAGTTATTGTGCATTAACGGAGCCGGTATTCAATACCGTTGGTTGTTGAACAATTTGGATGTAGCTGGTTATGACGAAATGAATACTTTGGCGTCTAACATTCCAGTAGGATCAGATGGTGTTTGCCTAATTCCTTTTGGTAACGGCGCAGAACGTATGTTAAACAATAAAGAAATAGGAACGCGCATAGTTAATTTAAACTTAAATATCCATGATAAAGGCCATTTATGTCGAGCAGCGTTAGAGGGTATTGCCTTTTCGTTTGTTTATGGTATGGAGATTATGAGGTCGGACGGCATAGAGCCTAAAGTTATGCGCGCGGGAAACGATAATTTGTTCCGATCTGAAATTTTTGCGAATACTGTAGCAACGCTCATCGACCAAGAAATTGAAATTTACAATACAACTGGTGCTATTGGGGCTGCTAGAGCGTCAGATTTGCATAAAGGCGATTTTGAAAGCTTCGGAAAGAATATTATCGATAATGATTATGTAATGACATTTAAGCCTCTCAAAGATAAAGCACCTTATTCTGAGGCTTACAGAAACTGGAAAAACGAACTAGAAATTATATTAAACAAGTAA
- the xylA gene encoding xylose isomerase: MALIGNKEYYKGIGDIKFEGKESDNPLAFKYYNPDQVVAGKTMREWFKFSVAYWHTFCGQGGDPFGPGTQNFEWDQSSDPIQAAKDKADAAFEFITKMGFGYYCFHDVDLVSEGASFSELESRLGTITDYLKQKQADSGVKLLWGTANCFSNPRYMNGAATNPEFDVVARAGGQVKLALDATIKLNGENYVFWGGREGYMSLLNTDMGRELDHMAQFLTMARDYARAQGFKGNFFIEPKPMEPMKHQYDFDTATAIGFLKEYGLDKDFKINIEVNHATLAQHTFQHEIEVAAKAGMLGSLDANRGDYQNGWDTDQFPNNIQETTEAMLVFLKAGGLQGGGVNFDAKIRRNSTDLEDVFHAHIGGADTFARALLIADKIISSSPYEKLREERYASFDSGKGKDFEAGKLTMEDLYKIAQENGELPLKSGKQELFENIINQYI, from the coding sequence ATGGCATTAATAGGAAACAAGGAATATTACAAAGGTATTGGCGACATTAAATTTGAAGGAAAAGAATCAGATAACCCGTTGGCGTTTAAATACTACAACCCCGATCAGGTGGTTGCAGGTAAAACTATGCGTGAATGGTTTAAATTTTCGGTAGCTTACTGGCACACGTTCTGCGGACAAGGAGGTGATCCATTTGGCCCAGGAACCCAAAATTTTGAATGGGATCAATCATCAGATCCAATTCAGGCTGCAAAAGATAAGGCTGATGCGGCTTTTGAGTTTATTACCAAAATGGGATTTGGATACTACTGCTTCCATGACGTGGACTTGGTTAGTGAAGGAGCTTCATTTTCAGAATTAGAATCTAGATTAGGAACAATTACAGATTACTTAAAACAAAAACAAGCTGATTCTGGCGTAAAACTGCTTTGGGGAACAGCTAACTGTTTTTCAAACCCACGTTATATGAACGGAGCGGCAACAAACCCAGAGTTTGATGTTGTTGCTCGTGCTGGCGGACAAGTTAAATTAGCTTTGGATGCTACTATAAAATTAAATGGTGAGAATTATGTGTTTTGGGGTGGCCGCGAAGGTTACATGAGTTTGTTGAATACCGATATGGGCCGCGAATTGGACCATATGGCGCAATTTTTAACTATGGCCAGAGACTACGCTAGAGCTCAAGGGTTTAAAGGAAATTTCTTTATTGAACCAAAACCAATGGAGCCTATGAAGCACCAATACGATTTCGATACGGCTACAGCTATTGGTTTCTTGAAAGAGTATGGTCTTGACAAAGACTTTAAAATCAATATTGAGGTAAATCATGCTACGTTGGCGCAGCACACCTTCCAACACGAAATTGAAGTAGCTGCAAAAGCTGGTATGTTGGGAAGTTTAGATGCGAATCGTGGTGACTACCAAAACGGCTGGGATACCGATCAATTTCCAAATAACATCCAAGAAACTACCGAAGCCATGTTGGTATTCCTGAAAGCTGGTGGTTTGCAAGGTGGTGGTGTAAACTTCGATGCTAAAATAAGAAGAAACTCCACCGATTTAGAAGATGTGTTCCATGCGCATATTGGTGGGGCCGATACCTTTGCTAGAGCATTGTTGATTGCCGATAAAATTATTTCGTCTTCACCTTACGAAAAATTAAGGGAAGAACGTTACGCTTCTTTTGACTCCGGAAAAGGAAAGGATTTTGAAGCTGGTAAATTAACCATGGAAGATTTATACAAAATAGCTCAAGAAAATGGAGAACTACCGCTAAAGAGTGGTAAACAAGAGTTGTTTGAAAATATAATAAACCAGTATATATAA
- a CDS encoding TonB-dependent receptor, translating into MKIKIVRSLLLSVLFVVQSVAASTTKKIDSDGLSFDQNLTVKGTIKDQSGMPLIGVNVIEKNTKNGAVSDFDGNFELELSQTSATLIFSIIGYQTKEVQVSQGESINVVLSEDVESLEAVVVVGYGTTKVKDLTGAVTRVGEKSFNKGVNVSPDQLIQGKVSGVEIVNNSGMPGGEATIKIRGISSVRSGSQPLFVVDGVPIDGRNTKPDVSAGEIGATSGSNPLNFINPNDIATIDILKDASATAIYGSRGANGVVMITTKKGKVGAPSLSLDLNSGISFMARKLDIMNGNSFRNALDNRGIPEYDGGESVDAFDEIMRTAFTNQVNLSISGGSEKSNYRVSAGYLDQQGIIKENELKKYTANITSKFKFLPEDRLVLDISLIASNTAESGAPIAEDSNINGSLIGNAIEWNPTVPFRYPDGSFVQREYINGGSTVAGLPTNPLALIQYYNDKSSVSNVLGSFGATLNIVDGLSYRFGLGVNHSKGNRQVDISGNLFLNTITDLGQAVVNTSELTSTTISHILNYSKEFDNWHLDALAGYEFQDYKSYTTGISATGFTMFDVLGTDILQNPASENVRVSSFRDPVNQLQSFLSRVNFGFRDRYLLTATFRADGSTKFGANNKYGYFPSFAGAWVMSEEDFLKDSNTIDNLKFRVGWGKTGNQEFPAGASKERYAFGNQSLSLVNVANPDLKWETTKNLNIGLDFELFKSKLSGSIEYFDKITTDLLFQLPTIQPAPAAQFWTNLPAKIKNNGVELMLNGVVAQNDKLHWDVGANVTFLNNTFEDYGGEPILTGQINGNGLGGGSNSQQLANNQPLYVFKMLEFEGLDANGVAQYSDEQVYAGDPNANMLLGLNTSIDYGKFSFNMSLNGAFGFQVYNNTANALITTSNLGLGRNSSPEIGLGNESMGNSNVVSTRYLENGDFIRLQNASLAYNFGSYGDIIKNLRVSLTGQNLFLITNYSGFDPEVNTDRGVGGVPSYGIEYIPYPPSRSLILGLNVQL; encoded by the coding sequence ATGAAAATTAAAATTGTACGTAGTTTACTGCTAAGTGTACTGTTTGTGGTTCAGTCGGTAGCGGCCTCGACCACAAAAAAAATTGACTCTGACGGATTGAGTTTCGATCAAAACCTTACCGTCAAAGGAACCATTAAAGACCAATCAGGAATGCCTCTCATCGGGGTAAATGTTATTGAAAAGAACACAAAGAATGGGGCTGTTTCAGATTTTGATGGAAATTTTGAACTAGAACTGAGCCAAACTTCGGCTACCCTGATTTTTTCAATTATAGGCTACCAAACAAAAGAAGTTCAAGTTAGCCAAGGCGAAAGCATAAACGTTGTTCTTTCTGAAGATGTTGAAAGCCTTGAAGCCGTTGTGGTGGTAGGGTACGGAACCACTAAGGTCAAAGATCTTACTGGAGCTGTAACACGTGTTGGCGAAAAGTCTTTTAATAAAGGGGTTAATGTTTCTCCAGATCAATTGATTCAAGGAAAAGTATCTGGAGTAGAAATCGTAAACAACAGCGGAATGCCTGGAGGCGAAGCTACAATTAAAATTAGAGGAATTTCGTCTGTAAGATCTGGTAGCCAACCACTTTTTGTTGTAGATGGTGTGCCTATTGACGGAAGAAATACTAAGCCAGATGTAAGTGCTGGAGAAATTGGTGCTACAAGCGGCTCTAACCCGTTAAACTTTATTAACCCTAATGATATTGCAACTATTGATATTTTAAAAGATGCCTCGGCAACAGCTATTTACGGGTCTAGAGGTGCTAACGGAGTGGTCATGATTACCACAAAAAAAGGAAAAGTTGGTGCTCCTAGTCTATCACTAGATTTAAATTCTGGAATTAGTTTTATGGCCAGAAAATTAGATATTATGAATGGCAATTCTTTTAGAAATGCTTTGGATAATAGAGGTATACCAGAGTATGATGGCGGGGAGTCTGTTGATGCTTTTGATGAGATTATGCGTACGGCCTTTACTAATCAAGTCAATCTTTCCATCTCAGGAGGATCAGAAAAAAGTAACTATAGGGTTTCTGCAGGATATTTAGACCAGCAAGGTATTATAAAAGAAAACGAACTTAAGAAATACACAGCAAACATCACTTCTAAATTTAAGTTTTTACCAGAAGATAGGTTGGTGTTGGATATCAGTTTAATAGCATCAAATACAGCGGAATCTGGTGCGCCAATTGCTGAAGACTCAAATATAAATGGTAGTTTAATCGGTAATGCTATAGAATGGAACCCAACCGTTCCGTTTAGATATCCCGATGGCAGTTTTGTACAGCGTGAGTATATAAACGGTGGAAGTACAGTTGCTGGTTTACCAACTAATCCATTAGCCTTAATCCAGTATTATAATGATAAAAGTTCAGTGAGCAATGTGTTGGGAAGTTTTGGAGCAACTTTAAATATTGTTGATGGATTAAGCTACAGATTTGGTTTAGGTGTTAATCATTCAAAAGGTAATCGACAAGTTGATATTTCAGGGAATTTATTTCTAAACACCATTACAGATTTAGGTCAAGCTGTAGTGAATACTTCAGAATTAACAAGTACGACTATTTCACACATTTTAAATTATTCCAAAGAGTTTGATAATTGGCATTTAGATGCTTTGGCTGGATACGAATTTCAAGATTATAAAAGTTACACCACAGGAATTTCAGCCACAGGTTTTACTATGTTTGATGTCTTGGGGACCGATATTTTACAAAATCCTGCCAGCGAAAATGTACGTGTAAGTTCTTTCAGAGATCCTGTGAACCAATTGCAGTCATTTTTAAGCCGTGTAAATTTTGGATTTAGAGATAGGTATTTATTAACCGCCACTTTCAGAGCTGATGGTTCTACCAAGTTTGGTGCCAACAATAAATATGGCTATTTCCCATCATTTGCAGGTGCTTGGGTGATGAGTGAAGAAGATTTCCTAAAAGATTCTAACACCATAGACAACTTAAAATTTAGAGTAGGTTGGGGTAAAACGGGTAATCAGGAATTTCCGGCTGGAGCATCAAAAGAGCGTTATGCTTTTGGAAACCAGTCTTTATCATTGGTTAATGTGGCCAATCCAGATTTAAAATGGGAAACCACTAAAAATTTAAATATCGGACTTGATTTTGAATTATTTAAATCTAAATTATCAGGTTCCATAGAATATTTCGACAAAATAACAACTGATTTGTTATTCCAATTGCCAACTATTCAGCCGGCTCCAGCTGCTCAATTTTGGACCAACTTACCTGCTAAAATCAAAAATAATGGAGTGGAGTTGATGCTAAATGGTGTTGTGGCACAAAACGATAAATTACACTGGGATGTTGGGGCTAACGTGACATTCTTGAACAATACGTTTGAAGATTACGGAGGTGAGCCTATTTTAACCGGACAAATTAACGGTAATGGTCTTGGAGGCGGTTCAAATTCACAACAGTTGGCTAACAACCAGCCATTATACGTATTTAAAATGCTAGAGTTTGAAGGTTTGGATGCTAATGGGGTTGCACAATACTCTGATGAGCAAGTTTATGCGGGAGACCCCAACGCCAATATGCTTTTAGGTTTGAATACCTCTATAGATTATGGAAAGTTTAGTTTTAATATGAGTTTAAATGGTGCTTTTGGGTTTCAGGTATATAACAATACCGCCAACGCACTTATCACCACATCTAATTTAGGATTGGGGAGAAACTCTTCTCCAGAAATAGGTTTAGGTAATGAAAGTATGGGCAATTCTAATGTGGTATCTACACGCTACCTGGAAAACGGCGATTTCATCCGTTTACAAAATGCTTCATTAGCCTATAACTTTGGAAGCTATGGCGACATTATTAAGAATCTTAGGGTATCACTAACTGGACAAAATCTGTTTTTGATTACCAATTACAGTGGATTTGATCCAGAAGTTAACACCGATAGAGGGGTGGGCGGTGTGCCTTCCTACGGTATTGAATATATCCCTTACCCGCCTTCAAGAAGTCTTATTTTAGGGCTTAATGTACAACTGTAA
- a CDS encoding RagB/SusD family nutrient uptake outer membrane protein, whose translation MKLLKILSSVAAVAVLASCTNLDEDLYSNLPREEAETFLTENADFSALLEKAYRNFDSRFIQHAQSVWLLQEISADAAVVPSRPSGWDNGGVFREIHQHTWTPENGYIQTLWRNLNRGTFDATNILSFAPNVEIEAEARFLRAYFMYTVLDLYGQVPFREPGDNLLEPSTVLKGQEAVDFIISEVEWALPNLPATGPAYLASQNAARGLLAVLYINRGVYDNKANPQFSNADMDKVIEYVDALQGLELDFYWDSFGPDNNEVSSELVFTIESRGGILNNSLWVWWSAIFPSEIPLPTGGGWNGYASTPEVYDLFQEGDVRMYYEHPITQEYGYNAGFLTGQQYNADGTPIPDVVFTKEIPTINGASLWNGYRPVKYIPDYNNPRSADNDWVLLRYSNMLLLKAEALLRKGESGALDIVNELREARDLDPLTEINLDVLLDVRGRELYWEGHRRQDMIRFGKFLGSWTLKEASDAKYLVYPIPPADVLANSNLEQNEGY comes from the coding sequence ATGAAACTATTAAAAATATTATCATCAGTAGCCGCAGTAGCCGTGTTGGCTTCCTGTACCAATCTTGATGAGGACTTGTACTCAAACCTTCCAAGAGAAGAGGCTGAAACCTTTTTAACCGAAAATGCAGATTTTAGTGCTTTATTGGAAAAAGCTTATCGTAATTTCGACAGCCGGTTTATTCAGCATGCACAATCTGTATGGTTGTTGCAAGAAATTAGTGCTGACGCCGCAGTAGTGCCTTCAAGACCTTCGGGCTGGGATAATGGAGGTGTTTTTAGGGAAATACATCAACATACTTGGACACCTGAAAATGGGTATATTCAAACACTTTGGAGAAATTTAAACAGGGGAACATTTGATGCCACCAATATCTTGTCTTTTGCACCAAATGTCGAGATTGAGGCCGAAGCTCGTTTTTTGAGAGCCTATTTTATGTACACTGTGTTGGATTTATATGGGCAGGTGCCTTTTAGAGAACCAGGCGATAATTTGCTAGAGCCTTCAACCGTGCTAAAAGGACAGGAAGCAGTAGATTTTATTATTTCTGAGGTTGAGTGGGCCTTACCTAATTTACCAGCGACCGGCCCAGCCTATTTAGCGTCGCAAAATGCAGCTCGTGGACTTCTTGCTGTCTTGTACATTAATAGAGGGGTTTATGATAATAAGGCCAATCCACAATTCAGCAATGCTGATATGGATAAGGTTATTGAATATGTAGATGCCCTTCAAGGTCTTGAATTAGATTTTTATTGGGACAGTTTTGGACCTGATAATAACGAAGTATCTTCTGAGCTAGTGTTTACTATTGAAAGCCGAGGCGGAATATTAAATAATTCACTTTGGGTTTGGTGGAGTGCTATTTTTCCATCTGAAATACCATTGCCAACAGGTGGCGGTTGGAATGGTTATGCTTCAACTCCGGAAGTATATGATTTGTTTCAAGAAGGCGATGTCAGAATGTATTATGAGCATCCAATTACTCAAGAATATGGTTATAATGCAGGCTTTTTAACTGGTCAGCAATATAACGCAGACGGAACACCTATACCAGATGTTGTCTTCACTAAGGAAATACCAACGATAAACGGAGCATCTCTATGGAATGGTTACAGACCAGTGAAGTACATTCCAGATTATAATAATCCACGTTCAGCAGATAACGACTGGGTATTGTTAAGATATTCAAATATGTTATTATTAAAGGCTGAGGCATTGTTAAGAAAAGGAGAATCTGGAGCCTTGGATATTGTAAACGAACTTCGTGAAGCAAGAGACCTAGACCCATTAACTGAAATAAACCTCGATGTTTTACTAGATGTAAGAGGTCGTGAATTGTATTGGGAAGGGCATAGAAGACAAGACATGATTCGTTTTGGGAAATTCTTAGGTTCGTGGACATTGAAGGAGGCTTCAGATGCTAAGTATTTGGTTTATCCTATTCCGCCGGCCGATGTTTTAGCTAATTCAAATTTAGAGCAAAATGAAGGTTACTAG